The Pseudopipra pipra isolate bDixPip1 chromosome 6, bDixPip1.hap1, whole genome shotgun sequence genome includes a region encoding these proteins:
- the LOC135415442 gene encoding uncharacterized protein LOC135415442 — protein sequence MMGRVGAMSDGSILLSLFFLLLATAAVWLAVGHWQQRVLGTPKNPGSQAGGSPSSQLAPVEAPSSSTAQATAPQRPDAPVSPEYIPCGCGPSCTPCMAVAQELQDLVMLVWVGNGMSFPLDSEMWQVLWENLEELVERGHLPCCSSSSSTKSPHSSKSQLPWRTSVLPRALIRRQASVFSISSFLPRTRFCKRYSILTRRPCHRRTFIPLKASIPSKSLHSSESFHLPRACIPSTGLRSPESMHLSRASISSTRFQSSESLTSSQSLHPYKSFGENCQTPDGVALIDHSPCSLEAAGISRTHSSLKMHMVKESLDVKMGAQPIPVMCSQEQAAQQEESCRHQCPPLDSWDAVAVPTGNTPCVGEAQKSALSAGEDPPVAEEVADPPSPGSSPQSDVEDQDEISVCSLDTSAEHLC from the coding sequence ATGATGGGCCGTGTTGGAGCCATGAGCGATGGCAGCATCCTCctctccttgtttttcctgctgctggccactGCAGCTGTCTGGCTGGCCGTTGGCCACTGGCAACAGCGGGTGCTGGGGACACCGAAGAACCCAGGGAGCCAGGCCGGGGGCTCTCCGAGCAGCCAACTAGCTCCGGTGGAGGCTCCCAGTTCCTCCACAGCTCAGGCAACCGCTCCCCAGCGTCCAGATGCTCCTGTGAGCCCCGAGTACATCCCCTGTGGCTGTGGCCCCAGCTGCACCCCCTGCATGGCAgtggcccaggagctgcaggattTGGTCATGTTGGTGTGGGTTGGGAATGGGATGTCTTTCCCACTGGATTCTGAGATGTGGCAGGTGTTGTGGGAGAACCTGGAGGAGTTGGTGGAGCGAGGccacctgccctgctgcagctcgTCCAGTTCCACCAAGAGCCCCCATTCCTCCAAGAGCCAGCTCCCATGGAGAACCTCTGTCCTTCCAAGAGCCCTCATCCGTCGGCAAGCCTCCGTCTTTTCAATATCCTCATTCCTGCCAAGAACTCGATTCTGTAAGAGATACTCCATCCTTACAAGAAGACCATGCCATAGGAGAACCTTCATCCCTCTGAAAGCCTCCATTCCTTCCAAGAGCCTCCATTCCTCTGAGAGCTTCCACCTTCCAAGAGCCTGCATTCCTTCCACAGGCCTCCGTTCCCCTGAGAGCATGCACCTTTCAAGAGCTTCCATTAGTTCCACAAGGTTCCAGTCCTCTGAGAGCCTCACTTCTTCCCAGAGTCTTCATCCCTACAAGAGCTTCGGTGAGAACTGCCAGACTCCAGATGGAGTAGCCCTCATAGACCACTCTCCCTGCTCCCTTGAAGCTGCAGGTATCAGCAGAACTCACTCATCCCTGAAGATGCACATGGTCAAGGAAAGCCTGGATGTAAAAATGGGagcccagcccattccagtgaTGTGTTCCCAGGAgcaagcagcacagcaggaagagTCCTGCCGCCACCAGTGTCCACCCCTTGACTCCTGGGATGCTGTGGCAGTGCCAACTGGGAACACCCCCTGTGTTGGAGAAGCACAGAAGAGCGCCCTCAGTGCAGGAGAAGATCCTCCAGTGGCAGAGGAAGTTGCAGATCCCCCATCTCCAGGGAGCTCTCCCCAGTCAG